Proteins from a genomic interval of Procambarus clarkii isolate CNS0578487 chromosome 45, FALCON_Pclarkii_2.0, whole genome shotgun sequence:
- the LOC138350300 gene encoding uncharacterized protein PF3D7_1120000-like — MSVRTLLLKKLSTLVPTPLKELRHEDKELGHEAKEPGHEAKEPGHEAKEPGPEDKELGHEDTELGHEDKELGYEDTELGHEAKEPGYEAKEPGHEDKELGHEDTELGHEDKELGYEDTELGHEDKELGYEDTELGHEDKELRHEAKEPGHEAKEPGHEAKEPGHEAKKLGHEDKELGHEAKELEYEDKEPGYEHVLKINAPPVRPSRIDPQTYNQQGRRCTDHSQVNRQHIDRTIAQFHLEYPSSLTLTIIKLPKHLPQDIFSL; from the coding sequence gagctgagacacgaggacaaggaactgggacacGAGGCCAAGGAGCCGGGACACGAGGCCAAGGAGCCGGGACACGAGGCCAAGGAGCCGGGacccgaggacaaggagctgggacacgaggatacggaactgggacacgaggacaaggagctgggatacgaggatacGGAACTGGGACACGAGGCCAAGGAGCCGGGATACGAGGCCAAGGAgccgggacacgaggacaaggagctgggacacgaggatacggaactgggacacgaggacaaggagctgggatacgaggatacAGAACTGGGAcacgaggataaggagctgggatacgaggatacggaactgggacacgaggacaaggagctgagacacGAGGCCAAGGAGCCGGGACACGAGGCCAAGGAGCCGGGACACGAGGCCAAGGAGCCGGGACACGAGGCCAagaagctgggacacgaggacaaggagctgggacacgaggccaAGGAACtggaatacgaggacaaggagccaggATACGAACATGTCTTAAAGATCAATGCTCCACCAGTCAGACCCTCCAGGATCGACCCCCAAACCTATAACCAGCAAGGCCGCCGTTGTACCGACCATTCCCAAGTCAATAGACAACATATTGACAGAACCATTGCTCAGTTTCACCTAGAATATCCAAGTAGCTTAACATTAACAATAATAAAACTGCCTAAACATTTACCTCAAGACATTTTTTCTCTCTAG